A genomic window from Armatimonadota bacterium includes:
- a CDS encoding glycosyltransferase, whose amino-acid sequence MTDARPLRVLHVITQSRPLGGAQHNTLALAARMDRARFDSAIACGPGGPLIAAARAAGVAVTVVPTLDNPVRPLADLRALAALIRLCGRGGFDIVHTHSTKGGILGRLAAARCRVPVVVHTVHAVPFHDAQRPLIRWASRWAERLAAGWCDRLIAIGDTVGEDFVRAGVCARRDIVTIRSGIDFSRFDAPVDGAAARQRLGLAPGQPVVGAVGHLLEAKGYPYLLEAARMLRTRFPDLRVLIVGEGPLERELRVRSRALGVADCCLFLGRRDDVPELLRAMDVFAQASLWEGVPRAVQEAMYVGLPVVATAIAGTAEIVGHDATGLLVPARDAAALARALAELLTDPERAARLGAQGRRRISGEFSVARTVQRTAALYLELWERWGRREREAVLSSLRHTRPADI is encoded by the coding sequence ATGACGGATGCGCGACCGCTGCGCGTGCTCCACGTCATCACCCAGTCGCGCCCCCTGGGCGGCGCCCAGCACAACACCCTGGCGCTGGCCGCGCGCATGGACCGCGCCCGCTTCGACAGCGCCATCGCCTGCGGCCCGGGCGGGCCGCTGATCGCGGCCGCGCGCGCGGCCGGGGTGGCGGTGACGGTGGTGCCGACGCTCGACAACCCGGTGCGTCCGCTCGCCGACCTGCGGGCGCTGGCGGCTCTCATCCGCCTCTGCGGGCGCGGCGGTTTCGACATCGTCCACACCCATTCGACCAAGGGGGGCATCCTGGGGCGACTGGCGGCGGCGCGCTGCCGGGTGCCGGTGGTGGTGCACACGGTGCACGCGGTGCCGTTCCACGACGCGCAGAGACCGCTGATCCGCTGGGCGTCGCGGTGGGCGGAGCGGCTGGCGGCGGGCTGGTGCGACCGCCTCATCGCCATCGGCGACACGGTGGGGGAAGACTTCGTGCGCGCCGGGGTCTGCGCCCGCCGCGACATCGTGACCATTCGCAGCGGCATTGACTTCTCGCGCTTCGACGCGCCGGTGGATGGCGCCGCGGCGCGGCAGCGCCTGGGCCTGGCGCCCGGCCAGCCGGTGGTGGGAGCGGTGGGGCATCTGCTGGAGGCCAAGGGGTATCCGTACCTGCTGGAGGCGGCGCGCATGCTGAGAACGCGCTTCCCCGACCTACGCGTGCTGATCGTGGGGGAAGGGCCGCTGGAGCGAGAGCTGCGCGTGCGCAGCCGGGCGCTGGGGGTGGCCGACTGCTGCCTCTTCCTGGGGCGCCGCGACGACGTGCCGGAATTGCTGCGGGCGATGGACGTCTTCGCCCAGGCTTCGCTGTGGGAGGGCGTGCCGCGCGCGGTGCAGGAGGCGATGTACGTCGGTCTGCCGGTGGTGGCGACCGCCATCGCCGGCACGGCGGAGATCGTTGGGCACGACGCGACCGGGCTCTTGGTGCCCGCGCGCGATGCGGCGGCGCTGGCGCGCGCGCTGGCGGAGCTGTTGACCGACCCCGAACGCGCGGCCCGGCTGGGGGCGCAGGGACGGCGGCGCATCTCGGGCGAGTTCTCGGTCGCGCGCACGGTGCAGCGCACGGCGGCGCTGTACCTCGAGCTATGGGAGCGCTGGGGGCGGAGAGAACGCGAGGCCGTTCTCTCATCGCTGAGGCACACCCGGCCCGCCGACATCTGA
- the asnB gene encoding asparagine synthase (glutamine-hydrolyzing): MCGICGICNIYSRGRARRATAADMCSTLRHRGPDDHGVFAAGPVALAMARLSIIDLAGGHQPLHNEDGSVTIVYNGETYNAPELRAQLEGRHDFATRSDTEVLVHAYEEWGEEMLPRLRGMFAFAIWDDTRQSLLLARDRLGIKPLYYALAGDWLAFGSEIKAVLRAPWVERRLDPEALHSYLSFNYVPAPMTIYRGLRKLPPGHLLRCGGGQMRLRQYWDLHGSEGTVPRRPGLRPGAGWEGTVPYVRDGDEQARADELRGLLDDAVRAHLLSDVPVGVLLSGGIDSSAVVALAARAGGRVKTFSIGFEEKSFNELEAARLVARAYDTDHHEDIVTPDAAALIERIADHFDEPFADSSALPTFLVSQMAAREVKVVLSGDGGDEIFGGYMTYTADDMAQTYQRIPHLLRRRLIEPLVARLPVSDKKNSLDYLAKRFVASAHLPPLERHHAWRVIFTEVEKRRLYSRDWRAAAAWEDPLAILARYYESLDGQHFLTKLQYVDTKTYLPDDILTKVDRMSMAHSLETRPPLLDHRVVEYAASLPAYMKVRGLQRKRVLRRAVGGLLPPPLLRRRKHGFSIPAAAWLRGELRPLLLDLLSPAAVRRCGVFDPAAVAGLIDDHLAGRRDLSRNLWGLLMFMVWHERYLRSTCTPAPAARRQPAGVCAAMGGEA, translated from the coding sequence ATGTGCGGCATCTGCGGCATCTGCAATATCTATTCGCGCGGCCGCGCCCGGCGCGCCACCGCCGCCGACATGTGCTCGACCTTGCGCCACCGCGGCCCCGACGACCACGGGGTCTTCGCCGCCGGCCCCGTCGCCCTGGCCATGGCCCGCCTCAGCATCATTGACCTCGCCGGCGGCCACCAGCCGCTGCACAACGAGGACGGCTCCGTCACCATCGTCTATAACGGCGAGACCTACAACGCCCCCGAGCTGCGCGCGCAGCTCGAGGGCAGGCATGACTTCGCCACCCGCTCCGACACCGAGGTGCTGGTGCACGCCTACGAGGAGTGGGGCGAGGAGATGCTGCCGCGGCTGCGCGGCATGTTCGCCTTCGCCATCTGGGACGACACCCGCCAGTCGCTGCTGCTGGCGCGCGACCGCCTCGGCATCAAGCCCCTCTACTACGCCCTTGCCGGCGACTGGCTGGCCTTCGGCTCCGAGATCAAGGCCGTGCTGCGGGCGCCGTGGGTGGAGCGCCGCCTCGACCCGGAGGCGCTGCACTCATACCTGAGCTTCAACTATGTTCCCGCGCCGATGACCATCTACCGGGGCCTGCGCAAGCTGCCGCCCGGTCACCTGCTGCGCTGCGGCGGCGGGCAGATGCGGCTGCGCCAATACTGGGACCTGCACGGGAGCGAGGGGACAGTTCCCCGTCGCCCAGGGCTGCGGCCGGGCGCGGGGTGGGAAGGAACTGTCCCCTACGTCCGCGACGGCGACGAGCAGGCGCGCGCGGACGAGCTGCGCGGGCTCCTGGACGATGCGGTGCGCGCGCACCTGCTGAGCGACGTGCCGGTGGGGGTGCTGCTCAGCGGGGGCATTGACTCCAGCGCCGTCGTCGCCCTCGCCGCCCGTGCCGGCGGGCGCGTCAAGACCTTCTCCATCGGCTTCGAGGAGAAGTCGTTCAACGAGCTGGAGGCGGCGCGGCTGGTCGCCCGCGCCTACGACACCGACCACCACGAGGATATCGTCACGCCCGACGCGGCGGCGCTGATCGAGCGCATCGCCGACCACTTCGACGAGCCGTTCGCGGATTCGAGCGCTCTGCCTACCTTCCTGGTGTCGCAGATGGCGGCGCGCGAGGTCAAGGTGGTGCTCTCCGGCGACGGCGGCGACGAGATCTTCGGCGGCTACATGACCTACACCGCCGACGACATGGCGCAGACCTACCAGCGCATTCCGCATCTGCTGCGGCGCCGGCTGATCGAGCCGCTGGTGGCGCGCCTGCCGGTGTCCGACAAGAAGAACAGCCTCGACTACCTCGCCAAGCGTTTCGTCGCGAGCGCGCACTTGCCGCCGCTGGAGCGCCACCACGCGTGGCGGGTGATCTTCACCGAGGTCGAGAAGCGCCGCCTCTACTCCCGCGACTGGCGCGCCGCCGCCGCGTGGGAGGATCCCCTGGCGATCCTGGCGCGCTACTACGAGAGCCTCGACGGCCAGCACTTCCTGACCAAGCTCCAGTACGTGGACACCAAGACCTATCTGCCCGACGACATCCTGACCAAGGTTGACCGCATGAGCATGGCCCACTCGTTGGAGACGCGGCCGCCGCTGCTCGATCACCGGGTGGTCGAGTATGCGGCGTCGCTGCCCGCATACATGAAGGTGCGCGGGCTGCAGCGCAAGCGGGTGCTGCGGCGGGCGGTGGGGGGGCTGCTGCCGCCGCCGCTGCTGCGGCGGCGCAAGCACGGCTTCAGCATCCCGGCGGCGGCGTGGCTGCGCGGCGAACTGCGCCCCCTGCTGCTGGACCTGCTGTCCCCCGCCGCGGTGCGGCGCTGCGGGGTGTTCGACCCGGCGGCGGTGGCCGGCTTGATTGACGACCACCTCGCCGGCCGCCGCGACCTCAGCCGCAACCTGTGGGGGCTGCTCATGTTCATGGTATGGCACGAGCGTTACCTGCGAAGCACCTGCACGCCTGCCCCTGCCGCACGGCGGCAGCCGGCCGGCGTATGCGCGGCGATGGGAGGCGAGGCATGA
- a CDS encoding sugar transferase, whose amino-acid sequence MTERALSLHPDFIGAPGAAAARRAVKRGGDAVLAAVGLIVSAPLWALICAAIMLEDGRPVFFCKECVGWHGRTFRQFKFRSMVRDAERATGPVLSWENDPRITRVGALLRKTALDELPQLVNILRGEMSLVGPRPQRAVLVAGYVREIPNYARRHLVRPGLTGLAQVRGRYHTPPRHKLRYDLLYVRRAGLMLDLRLLLASFRITAKGKWSSRERKR is encoded by the coding sequence ATGACCGAGAGGGCGCTCAGCCTGCACCCCGATTTCATCGGGGCGCCGGGGGCGGCGGCGGCTCGCCGCGCGGTCAAGCGTGGGGGCGACGCGGTGCTCGCGGCGGTGGGGTTGATCGTGTCGGCGCCGCTGTGGGCGCTCATCTGCGCCGCCATCATGCTCGAGGACGGGCGCCCGGTGTTTTTCTGCAAGGAGTGTGTGGGGTGGCACGGCCGCACCTTCCGCCAGTTCAAGTTTCGCTCCATGGTGCGCGACGCCGAGCGCGCCACCGGCCCCGTGCTGTCGTGGGAGAACGACCCCCGCATCACGCGGGTCGGCGCGCTCCTGCGCAAGACCGCGCTCGACGAGCTGCCGCAGCTGGTCAACATCCTGCGCGGCGAGATGAGCTTGGTCGGGCCGCGCCCGCAGCGCGCCGTGTTGGTGGCCGGCTACGTGCGCGAGATCCCCAACTACGCCCGGCGCCACCTGGTGCGCCCGGGGTTGACGGGTTTGGCCCAGGTGCGCGGCCGCTACCACACCCCCCCGCGCCACAAGCTGCGCTATGACCTGCTCTACGTGCGCCGCGCCGGCCTCATGCTCGATCTCAGGCTCTTGCTCGCCTCCTTCCGGATCACCGCCAAGGGCAAGTGGTCGAGCCGCGAACGCAAACGCTGA